Proteins encoded by one window of Haloarcula pelagica:
- a CDS encoding methyl-accepting chemotaxis protein produces MSEQTASSDDGERRVRETAVAVVGDAARRFTPEFVRRRYAAKFAISMLVVLVVIAAIGTGSYLQIQSELREDTRTQLQSRASMQATAVGGWVEEMQVQTRFISAAEPMQAQQTRVVDRYLRDAQNLGTLDILAVHVVDTDAGEVRSSTAFDLAGQSIAETDQPWTRQVESVQQYASVPSVVAISDSAYQRSNETVMAFVSPVPDTDRAVVVVGSGGARLDGVAGGGTAARTTVVDPNGDVVLAPAGAANATTVTDSTAFTAAAENGTVGALERDSRVLAFAPVAQTDWVVTVSLPTSEAYAIGRSVGRNVLGIVLGSILVLGVVATALGRQTVVPLTRLRRRAEQMQAGDLDVELSTRRADEIGRLFESFDGMRTSLREQFAETEAALEDAQAARSDAESAQAEAEAARDRARELSDQLQQQATAYGETMRACADGELHRRLDEDVDSEAMVEIAAAFNEMMDDLERTVAEVHRFADDVAAASVDVVEQATDVEDRSQQVTDRVRRISAGASDQSQRLDDMAEETSTLSANVEEVAANASEVADSAQHSVERGTEGRAAAETALDEMEQLQAQAGETVEQMDDLDEQVRAIGDVADLIAEIADQTTMLALNANIEAATAGGDGAGFAVVADEVKQLAEETQDATDDIADRIAAVQSQTDRTVDAMDEMRDAVGEASTTVEEVLSALDDIVDRVEETDQNAREIDRATGEQARTTQEVAADIDDVAEISRRVTDQAESVADAATEQSQTISTVTEQAEELQDRAATLSDRLSTFEVDETAGSSPEQRD; encoded by the coding sequence ATGTCAGAGCAGACAGCGTCCTCCGACGACGGGGAGCGTCGGGTCCGCGAGACGGCGGTCGCCGTCGTCGGAGACGCGGCTCGCCGGTTCACCCCGGAGTTCGTCCGGCGACGGTACGCCGCAAAGTTCGCGATCTCGATGCTGGTCGTCCTCGTCGTGATCGCCGCGATCGGCACCGGCAGCTACCTCCAGATACAATCGGAACTACGTGAAGACACTCGGACACAGCTCCAGTCCCGGGCGTCGATGCAGGCCACCGCCGTCGGCGGGTGGGTCGAGGAGATGCAGGTCCAGACGCGGTTTATCTCCGCCGCCGAGCCGATGCAGGCCCAGCAGACCCGCGTCGTCGACCGCTACCTACGGGACGCACAGAACCTCGGCACGCTCGACATCCTCGCGGTTCACGTCGTCGACACGGACGCCGGCGAGGTCCGCAGCAGCACCGCCTTCGACCTGGCGGGCCAGTCCATCGCCGAGACCGACCAGCCCTGGACCCGCCAGGTCGAGTCGGTCCAGCAGTACGCCAGCGTCCCCTCCGTGGTCGCGATCAGCGATTCGGCCTACCAGCGGTCGAACGAGACCGTGATGGCCTTCGTCAGTCCCGTTCCCGACACCGACCGCGCGGTCGTCGTCGTGGGCTCGGGCGGCGCCCGACTCGACGGCGTCGCCGGCGGGGGGACCGCTGCACGGACGACCGTCGTCGATCCGAACGGCGATGTCGTCCTGGCGCCAGCGGGCGCGGCGAACGCGACGACGGTGACCGACAGCACCGCCTTCACGGCGGCCGCGGAGAACGGCACCGTCGGGGCGCTCGAACGGGACAGTCGGGTGCTGGCCTTCGCCCCGGTCGCACAGACCGACTGGGTGGTGACGGTCTCGCTCCCGACGAGTGAGGCCTACGCGATCGGGCGCTCGGTCGGGCGGAACGTCCTCGGGATCGTCCTGGGAAGTATCCTGGTGCTGGGCGTCGTCGCCACCGCGCTGGGCCGCCAGACGGTCGTTCCGCTGACGCGGCTCCGCCGCCGGGCAGAACAGATGCAGGCGGGCGACCTCGACGTGGAACTGTCGACCCGGCGGGCAGACGAGATCGGCCGGCTCTTCGAGAGCTTCGACGGGATGCGCACGTCGTTGCGCGAGCAGTTCGCCGAGACGGAGGCCGCGCTGGAGGACGCACAGGCCGCACGTAGCGACGCCGAATCGGCACAGGCCGAGGCCGAGGCGGCACGCGACCGCGCGCGGGAACTCTCGGACCAGCTCCAGCAGCAAGCCACCGCCTACGGCGAGACGATGCGGGCCTGTGCCGACGGCGAACTCCATCGCCGGCTCGACGAGGATGTCGACAGTGAGGCGATGGTCGAGATCGCGGCCGCGTTCAACGAGATGATGGACGACCTAGAGCGGACGGTCGCGGAGGTCCACCGGTTCGCCGACGACGTGGCGGCCGCGAGCGTCGACGTGGTCGAGCAGGCCACCGACGTGGAGGACCGCAGCCAGCAGGTCACGGATCGGGTCCGCCGTATCTCCGCCGGGGCGAGCGACCAGAGCCAGCGCCTCGACGACATGGCCGAGGAGACCTCGACCCTGTCGGCAAACGTCGAGGAGGTCGCCGCGAACGCCAGCGAGGTCGCCGACTCCGCACAGCACTCCGTCGAGCGCGGGACCGAGGGCCGCGCGGCCGCCGAGACGGCCCTCGACGAGATGGAGCAACTCCAGGCCCAGGCCGGCGAGACGGTCGAGCAGATGGACGACCTGGACGAACAGGTCCGGGCTATCGGTGACGTGGCCGACCTGATCGCCGAGATCGCCGACCAGACCACCATGCTCGCGCTGAACGCCAACATCGAGGCGGCGACCGCCGGCGGCGACGGCGCGGGCTTTGCGGTGGTCGCCGACGAGGTCAAACAGCTGGCCGAGGAGACCCAGGACGCGACCGACGACATCGCCGACCGGATCGCGGCGGTCCAGTCACAGACCGACCGGACCGTCGACGCGATGGACGAGATGCGCGACGCTGTCGGCGAGGCCTCGACCACGGTCGAGGAGGTGCTGTCGGCCCTCGACGACATCGTCGACCGGGTGGAAGAGACCGACCAGAACGCCCGCGAGATCGACCGGGCGACGGGCGAGCAGGCACGGACGACCCAGGAG
- a CDS encoding DUF726 domain-containing protein, with amino-acid sequence MPSRRRFLATVGSTASAIALGSGSVAAQESDDTGLPEGFPPVDEISTTKPPSVPDSFPTVSTDGHFSPMSDPGEVSLVDGETPTSYDLQGDWSGYGDADEIQVYVHGFVDSVPHLWGRYLADQARTGLRSAGYTDALSVAFTWDSDVGWADASEIAERNALKFGQWIRDIRESDDRPVRIVAHSLGARVTCSLLEELHLDVSRFYSSGGSHHTPGENVVDSVALLGGAIDNDTVQLNRRWGEAIEYAAGEFYNYYSDNDAVLGQGYYAIDQTDAVGHTGIAHAPEAPENYTDRNVTDQVEAHGDYDSADNEVGVLDEVVEDFGV; translated from the coding sequence GTGCCCTCACGACGACGCTTCCTCGCGACAGTCGGTAGCACAGCCTCGGCAATCGCACTCGGATCCGGGTCGGTCGCTGCACAGGAGAGCGACGACACGGGACTCCCCGAGGGGTTCCCGCCGGTCGACGAGATCAGTACGACCAAGCCTCCATCGGTCCCGGATTCGTTCCCGACAGTCTCGACGGACGGCCACTTCTCACCCATGTCGGACCCCGGTGAGGTGTCGCTCGTCGACGGCGAGACGCCGACGAGTTACGACCTCCAGGGCGACTGGAGCGGCTACGGGGACGCCGACGAGATCCAGGTGTACGTCCACGGGTTCGTCGACAGCGTCCCACATCTCTGGGGGCGGTACCTGGCAGATCAGGCCCGGACCGGTCTCAGATCGGCCGGCTACACCGACGCCCTCAGCGTCGCGTTCACCTGGGACTCGGACGTGGGCTGGGCCGACGCGAGCGAGATCGCCGAGCGGAACGCGCTCAAGTTCGGCCAGTGGATCCGGGACATCCGGGAGTCCGACGACCGCCCCGTCCGGATCGTCGCCCACTCGCTTGGCGCGCGAGTCACCTGTTCGCTGCTGGAGGAACTCCACCTCGACGTGAGCCGGTTCTACAGTTCCGGTGGTTCACACCACACCCCTGGAGAGAACGTCGTCGATTCGGTCGCGCTGCTGGGCGGCGCCATCGACAACGACACGGTCCAACTGAACAGGCGGTGGGGCGAGGCTATCGAGTACGCCGCCGGCGAGTTCTACAACTACTATTCGGACAACGACGCGGTGCTAGGACAGGGATACTACGCGATCGACCAGACCGACGCGGTCGGGCACACCGGGATCGCCCACGCCCCCGAAGCACCGGAGAACTACACCGACCGGAACGTCACCGACCAGGTGGAGGCGCACGGCGACTACGACAGCGCCGACAACGAAGTCGGGGTCCTCGACGAGGTGGTCGAGGACTTCGGCGTCTGA